One Alicyclobacillus acidoterrestris DNA window includes the following coding sequences:
- the cydB gene encoding cytochrome d ubiquinol oxidase subunit II — MTLNSLWFALIVILFTGFFVLEGFDFGVGILAPIVGKSDEERRLLYNSIGPFWDGNEVWLIAAGGAMFAAFPQWYATLFSGFYIPLFLLVIALIARGVGLEYRSKLPAQHWRKAWDTAIFLGSVLPPIIWGIALANIMKGVPIDAQMNDVGSLWGLVNLYSVVCAIALMLLFATHGALFLTLKTTGEIQTRARKAARRTGLWTTIFMLIFVILSYFYSSIFSKTGIDPGTIAVLAGISLISVPFFIRAKKDGWAFLMTSFTIVFSTITVFIDLFPRVMVSSLNPNWSLTIYNAASNPYSLHVMTWIALTLIPIILGYTIWTFWTFRKRLSLHDHMEY; from the coding sequence TTGACGTTGAATAGTCTCTGGTTTGCGCTGATTGTCATTTTGTTTACAGGTTTCTTCGTGTTGGAAGGGTTCGACTTCGGCGTTGGCATCCTTGCTCCGATTGTCGGCAAGTCGGACGAAGAAAGACGTTTGCTGTACAATTCCATCGGGCCCTTCTGGGATGGCAACGAGGTTTGGTTGATTGCGGCCGGCGGTGCGATGTTTGCAGCATTTCCGCAGTGGTACGCCACGTTGTTCAGTGGATTTTACATCCCTTTGTTTCTGCTCGTGATCGCGCTGATCGCCCGCGGAGTTGGCCTCGAGTACCGTAGCAAACTTCCAGCGCAACATTGGCGCAAGGCGTGGGATACAGCCATTTTCTTGGGGAGCGTATTGCCACCGATCATCTGGGGGATTGCATTGGCAAACATTATGAAAGGTGTACCCATCGATGCCCAGATGAACGACGTCGGATCCCTTTGGGGGCTCGTTAACCTCTACAGCGTCGTTTGTGCCATCGCGCTGATGTTGCTCTTCGCTACACACGGAGCTTTGTTCTTGACACTGAAAACGACCGGTGAAATCCAGACGCGTGCCCGCAAAGCCGCGCGCAGAACCGGCCTTTGGACGACGATATTCATGTTAATATTCGTGATCTTGAGCTACTTTTACTCGAGCATTTTTTCCAAAACGGGGATCGATCCTGGCACCATTGCGGTGCTTGCAGGTATCTCCCTAATTTCCGTGCCGTTCTTCATTCGTGCAAAGAAAGATGGTTGGGCGTTTCTAATGACATCGTTCACCATTGTATTTTCGACCATCACCGTATTTATCGATCTGTTCCCGAGGGTAATGGTGTCATCGCTCAATCCAAATTGGAGCTTAACGATCTACAATGCGGCTTCAAACCCTTATTCGTTACACGTGATGACTTGGATCGCCCTGACGTTGATCCCTATCATCCTTGGCTACACGATTTGGACATTTTGGACGTTTCGTAAACGGCTTTCCCTACACGACCATATGGAGTATTGA